The following coding sequences are from one Cryptococcus deuterogattii R265 chromosome 1, complete sequence window:
- a CDS encoding pre-mRNA-splicing factor ATP-dependent RNA helicase DHX16, with translation MDLKNFISDNVVRILGSSDSATVDYVQSLAMSSKTPGDLYNSLLSTGMASTPETQAFAAQVHSLVPRKTKTKAPKADKATSSQRFALLMDDDAESSGSRKEKKKKKKEKEKEKEGSQGEERDVVGVKKARHARKRDTEDNWVSDEEDQEIKRARTRSPLVPDGDNQAELPPGEQQPEETEEERLERERLEDLRERDEFAERIKEKDRDRTKRIVEDRSSKALGGIEATRRANLMDDPAAREAAIADLRNRSRQEYLSKRELQQLDLLKMEVEDEKILFRNQKLSRKEERELERKKELIKLMEERKKIDDGTNGYMLPDDYITEQGRLDQKKKKDALYKRYEESKPVEGQFVTDVDQWEAAQQERTDLTTGALDKEILVEDYDYVFDESQEIKFLKEGKMDGTLTAEAQALLDQVDKLEKNAQSIQDTRKSLPIYEFRDELLEAIAEHQVLVVVAETGSGKTTQLPQYLYEAGYCKNGMKVGCTQPRRVAAMSVAARVAEEMGVRLGQEVGYSIRFEDMTSDKTVLKYMTDGMLLREFLTDPELSTYSALVIDEAHERTLSTDILFGLVKDIARFRPDLRLLISSATLNAQKFADFFDQAPIFDVPGRRFPVDMFYTQQPEANYMHAAVTTILQIHTTQPKGDILLFLTGQDEIEAAEESLKETMYALGDKVPELIIAPIYANLPSEMQSKIFEPTPEGARKVVLATNIAETSITIDGVVYVIDPGFVKQNNYNPKTGMSSLVVEPISRASAQQRAGRAGRVGPGKAFRLYTKWAFKNELLQDTIPEIQRTNLSMVVLMLKSLGINDVLNFDFLDKPPADTIIRSFELLYALGALNHKGELTRLGRRMAEFPVDPMLSKAIINSESFKCTHEVLTIISMLQESGSLLYRPKDKRVHADKAHKNFIKPGGDHFTLLNIFEQWAESNYSQQFCYENFVQFKSLCRVRDIRDQLAQLCDRVEVVIESTPNDVVPVQKAITAGYFYNTARIDRGGGYRTTKNNHSVYLHPSSCLIGMQPPPRFILYYELVLTSKEYMRQCMPIEGSWLSELAPHYFNKSEIDQLMGSASKVKMPKRIEQPKVGPVNS, from the exons TCTGATAGTGCCACTGTCGACTATGTGCAATCCCTAG CAATGTCTTCAAAGACACCTGGAGATCTGTACAACTCGTTATTATCGACAGGCATGGCAAGCACTCCCGAGACGCAAGCGTTCGCTGCCCAGGTCCACTCTCTCGTTCCCCGTAAAACCAAGACGAAAGCGCCTAAAGCAGACAAGGCAACATCAAGCCAACGATTCGCGCtgttgatggatgatgatgcagaGAGTAGTGGGAGCcgcaaagagaagaagaagaagaagaaggaaaaggagaaggagaaggaaggatcacaaggggaagaaagagatgtggTTGGtgtgaagaaggcaaggcATGCGCGAAAGAGAGATACAGAGGACAACTGGGTTtccgatgaggaagaccaGGAAATAAAGCGCGCAAGAACACGTTCACCACTTGTTCCTGATGGAGATAACCAAGCTGAATTACCCCCTGGTGAGCAGCAGCCCgaagagacagaagaggagcgaTTAGAGCGAGAACGGTTGGAAGATTTGCGTGAGAGGGATGAATTCGCAGAGCGGATCAAGGAAAAAGATCGGGATCGTACGAAACGGATCGTTGAAGATAGGAGCTCAAAAGCACTAGGCGGTATCGAAGCGACAAGACGTGCAAATCTCATGGACGACCCTGCAGCGAGGGAAGCCGCGATTGCCGATCTGCGTAATCGCTCTCGACAAGAATATCTCTCAAAACGAGAGTTGCAACAACTCGATTTGCTcaagatggaggtggaagatgagaaaatCTTGTTTAGAAACCAAAAATTATCCAGAAAAGAGGAGCGCGagttggaaagaaaaaaggaactTATCAAACTCATGGAAGAACGGAAAaagattgatgatggaacCAACGGCTACATGCTTCCCGACGACTATATTACAGAACAAGGACGTCTGgatcaaaagaaaaaaaaggatgcCCTGTATAAACGATATGAAGAATCCAAGCCCGTTGAAGGTCAATTCGTCACAGATGTCGATCAGTGGGAGGCTGCTCAGCAAGAGAGGACAGATCTCACTACCGGTGCTTTGGACAAGGAGATTCTCGTGGAGGACTATGACTATGTCTTTGACGAGTCGCAGGAAATCAAGTTCTTGAAGGAGGGTAAGATGGATGGCACCCTGACTGCAGAAGCACAAGCTTTACTGGACCAAGTGGATAAGCTCGAGAAAAATG CTCAATCTATCCAGGATACTCGAAAGTCCCTTCCAATCTACGAGTTTCGAGACGAACTTCTCGAAGCTATTGCCGAACACCAAGTCCTCGTCGTCGTGGCTGAAACCGGATCCGGCAAGACCACTCAACTCCCTCAGTATCTCTACGAAGCTGGTTATTGTAAGAATGGCATGAAGGTCGGGTGTACTCAGCCCCGTCGTGTAGCCGCTATGAGTGTCGCGGCGCGTGTGGCcgaggagatgggtgtGAGATTAGGACAAGAAGTCGGTTATTCTATCCGATTCGAAGATATGACAAGCGACAAGACGGTTCTCAAGTACATGACAGATGGTATGTTGCTCCGGGAGTTTTTAACGGACCCCGAGTTGTCAACGTACTCGGCGTTGGTCATTGATGAGGCGCACGAAAGAACATTGAGTACAGATATCTTGTTCGGCCTCGTCAAG GATATTGCCCGATTTCGTCCCGACTTGAGATTATTAATCTCCAGTGCTACCCTCAACGCACAAAAGTTTGCCGACTTTTTCGATCAGGCTCCTATTTTTGACG TGCCCGGGCGTCGTTTCCCCGTCGATATGTTTTACACTCAACAACCAGAAGCGAATTACATGCACGCCGCTGTCACCACCATCCTACAGATCCATACAACCCAGCCCAAAGGTGATATTCTTCTATTCCTCACGGGTCAAGATGAAATTGAGGCAGCGGAGGAAAGTTTGAAAGAGACAATGTACGCTTTGGGAGACAAGGTGCCAGAGTTGATTATTGCGCCCATCTACGCAAACTTGCCGAGCGAGATGCAGAGCAAGATCTTTGAACCTACCCCTGAAGGTGCCCGAAAA GTCGTGTTGGCTACAAACATTGCTGAAACATCGATTACCATTGACGGTGTTGTCTATGTCATTGATCCAGGGTTTGTCAAGCAAAACAACTACAACCCAAAGACCGGCATGTCGTCTCTTGTCGTCGAGCCCATCTCGCGCGCGTCTGCTCAACAGCGTGCCGGCCGTGCTGGTCGTGTCGGTCCTGGGAAAGCGTTCCGTCTATATACGAAATGGGCGTTCAAGAACGAGCTTTTACAGGATACCATTCCTGAAATTCAACGTACCAACCTCTCCATGGTCGTTCTTATGCTTAAATCCCTTGGGATTAATGATGTCCTCAACTTTGACTTTCTGGATAAGCCTCCAGCAGATACCATCATCAGGTCTTTTGAATTGTTATACGCGTTGGGAGCGTTGAATCACAAGGGAGAATTAACTAGACtaggaagaaggatggcgGAATTCCCAGTGGATCCCATGTTATCAAAGGCGATCATCAACAGTGAAAGCTTCAAGTGTACACATGAA GTTCTCACAATAATATCAATGCTTCAAGAATCCGGCTCGCTCCTTTATCGTCCTAAAGATAAGCGTGTGCATGCTGATAAAGCTCATAAAAACTTTATCAAGCCGGGCGGTGATCACTTTActctcctcaacatctttgaGCAGTGGGCAGAAAGCAATTATTCTCAGCAATTTTGCTACGAAAATTTTGTCCAGTTCAAGAGTCTTTGCAGAGTGAGAGATATCAGAGATCAGTTGGCGCAACTTTGTGAcagagtggaggtggtCATTGAAAGTACGCCAAATGATGTTGTACCTGTCCAAAAGGCCATTACAGCTGGCTACTTTTACAATACA GCACGTATCGACCGAGGTGGTGGTTATCGAACAACCAAGAACAACCATTCAGTATACTTgcatccttcatcttgtcTCATTGGCATGCAGCCGCCACCAAGATTTATTCTGTATTACGAATTAGTCCTCACGTCCAAAGAGTATATGAGACAATGTATGCCGATAGAAGGTAGCTGGTTGTCTGAGC TCGCCCCTCATTACTTTAACAAGTCGGAGATTGATCAGCTTATGGGAAGCGCAAGTAAGGTGAAAATGCCAAAGCGGATCGAACAACCGAAAGTTGGACCAGTGAATTCGTGA
- a CDS encoding DASH complex subunit DAD4 — protein sequence MENPHEAEQAVLLERIIKNVDKSNEAIMELNHCLKEYLDSAGAIHITSQLFSNYSRNVLYNLETVNKLPKPV from the exons ATGGAAAATCCACACGAAGCAGAGCAGGCCGTCCTGCTTGAGCGCATCATTAAAAATGTC GACAAGTCAAACGAAGCGATCATGGAGCTAAACCATTGTCTCAAA GAATACCTTGACTCTGCTGGAGCCATTCACATCACatcccaactcttctccaactaCTCGCGTAATGTGCTATACAATCTTGAAACGGTCAACAAGCTTCCCAAGCCTGTCTAG
- a CDS encoding methylsterol monooxygenase — MAAAAAFDLLDKFIPGASDSLTIVNATTAQNTLYPGVDFAALNWLERLWASYYIWVGNPIIATGLMSFVLHEVVYFGRCIPWLIIDAMPYFQKWKLQPNKHVSRAQILKCTKVVLLTHITCEAPLILAFHPICCLFGMKTFEIPFSSIGLMAAQIAFFFVFEDTFHYWAHRALHYGPLYKHIHKLHHEFSAPIGLAAEYAHPLEVLILAQGTISGPFLYAVFRNDLHIFTVYIWITLRLWQAVDAHSGYDFPWSLRHFVPFWAGADHHDFHHATFSSCFSTSFRWWDYSFGTDVKYHAYKARVAAASSKERAGVEKRELEKLEKEGILEERAAAAHGKRGKNE; from the exons ATGGCCGCCGCAGCCGCCTTTGACCTGCTCGACAAGTTCATCCCCGGCGCGTCAGATTCTCTGACCATCGTCAACGCCACCACCGCGCAAAACACCCTCTATCCAGGTGTCGACTTTGCTGCCCTCAACTGGCTCGAGAGATTATGGGCATCCTACTACATCTGGGTCGGTAACCCCATCATCGCCACCGGCTTGATGAGCTTTGTGCTCCACGAG GTCGTCTACTTTGGACGTTGTATCCCTTGGCTCATCATCGATGCTATGCCCTACTTCCAAAAGTGGAAACTTCAGCCT AACAAGCACGTCTCTCGCGCGCAAATTCTCAAGTGCACCAAGGTCGTTCTTCTCACTCATATTACCTGTGAAGCTCCCCTTATCCTCGCCTTCCACCCTATCTGTTGCCTGTTCGGTATGAAGACTTTCGAAATACCTTTCTCGTCTATCGGTCTCATGGCTGCGCAaatcgccttcttctttgtctttgagGACACTTTCCATTACTGGGCGCACAGGGCTCTGCACTATGGTCCTTTGTACAAGCACATTCACAAGCTCCACCACGAGTTCTCTGCTCCTATTGGTCTT GCCGCCGAGTATGCTCATCCTCTTGAAGTTTTGATCCTCGCGCAAGGAACGATCTCTGGACCATTCTTGTACGCTGTATTCAGGAATGACCTTCACATCTTCACCGTCTACATTTGGATcactcttcgtctttggcAAGCGGTTGACGCTCACTCGGGCTACGACTTCCCTTGGTCTCTTCGACACTTTGTTCCCTTTTGGGCCGGTGCCGACCACCACGACTTCCACCATGCcactttctcttcttgcttctctACCAGTTTCAGGTGGTGGGACTACTCTTTCGGCACTGACGTCAAG TACCACGCTTACAAGGCCCgtgttgctgctgccagTTCCAAGGAGCGCGCAGGTGTTGAGAAGCGTGAGCTGGAAAAGCTCGAAAAGGAGGGTATCCTTGAGGAGCGCGCTGCGGCTGCGCACGGCAAGCGGGGCAAGAATGAATAG
- a CDS encoding septin yields MSDGIGIANLPNQRHKITSQRGAHFTIMVVGQSGLGKTTLINTLFATEICSPRNYRQRFAKQLDKTTEVEILKADLEERGFNIKLSVIDTPGFGDYVNNRDSWGPIVDFIDDQHESYMRQEQQPLRKEKQDLRIHACLYFVKPTGTTLKPLDVEIMKKLGTRVNLIPVIAKADTMTPEDLQKFKTIVRETVTAQNIAIYAPPVDLDDEAAAEHARAMQAVMPFSIIGSTQDVTTPDGRVVKGREYLWGVAEVENEDHCDFKKLRSLLIRTYMLDLITSTEEKHYEAYRLAQMETRKFGEPKVKKLDNPKYREEEETLRKRFTEQVKLEEARFRQWEQHLIAERDRLNKDLEQAHSAIKTLEAELDQVAAYHRQGGTVGRR; encoded by the exons atgTCGGACGGTATCGGTATCGCAAA CCTGCCTAATCAA AGGCATAAGATCACAAGCCAGCGAGGCGCACATTTCACTATCATGGTTGTCG GGCAATCTGGCTTGGGGAAAACAACGCTTATAAATACCCTCTTTGCGACTGAAATCTGCTCGCCGAGGAATTATCGCCAACG GTTTGCAAAGCAACTGGATAAAACCACAGAGGTTGAGATTCTCAAGGCTGACCTTGAGGAGCGCGGCTTCAATATTAAATTATCAGTCATTGATACTCCCGGATTTGGCGACTATGTCAATAATCGCGACTCATGGGGCCCTATTGTTGACTTTATTGATGACCAGCACGAATCCTACATGCGCCAGGAGCAACAGCCCTtaagaaaagaaaagcagGACTTGCGGATTCATGCATGTCTGTATTTCGTCAAACCAACTGGTACTAC ATTAAAACCACTTGACGTGGAGATCATGAAGAAACTTGGTACACGAGTCAACTTGATTCCGGTCATCGCAAAGGCCGATACCATGACCCCAGAAGATCTCCAAAAGTTCAAAACCATT GTCCGTGAAACGGTCACTGCACAAAATATCGCCATCTACGCTCCACCTGTAGACCTTGACGACGAAGCTGCGGCCGAGCATGCCCGAGCAATGCAAGCTGTCATGCCTTTCTCAATTATTGGTAGTACCCAGGATGTCACAACGCCTGACGGGCGGGTGGTCAAGGGTAGAGAGTACTTGTGGGGTGTTGCAGAAG ttgagaatgaagacCATTGTGACTTCAAAAAGCTCCGATCCCTTCTTATCCGCACATATATGCTTGACCTGATTACCTCCACGGAAGAAAAGCACTATGAAGCCTACCGCCTCGCGCAAATGGAAACTCGCAAATTCGGCGAACCGAAGGTCAAAAAGTTGGATAACCCAAAGTACcgcgaggaagaggaaacgttgaggaagaggtttaCTGAACAAGTCAAGCTGGAGGAGGCCAGATTCAGACAATGGGAACAACAT CTTATTGCCGAGAGAGATCGTTTAAACAAGGATCTCGAGCAAGCCCACAGCGCCATCAAAACTCTTGAG GCTGAGCTGGACCAGGTGGCCGCCTACCATCGTCAAGGAGGGACTGTAGGTCGACGTTGA
- a CDS encoding aquaporin rerated protein other eukaryote, with protein MPPSDVTIQTLRASNPVYGSKRTVIKNYFVAMTGEYVGTTLFILCCLGGVQVAKLPETSVTGNLDEPLNTSSLFYISASFGFALAVNVWIFFRVSGGLFNPAVSLGMVLAGCLSPMKGALLTVAQLLGGITGAAIIDALVPGQLNAGTALGAGTSIVQGLFIEVFLTALLMLTIFFMAAEKHQASFIAPLAIGLALFMAEMVGVVYTGGSLNPARSLGPAVVTHNFPGYHWIYWVGPGLGAILAAGFYSLLKFLEYESVPGPEEAPHVTPLFLWPSRGSRSMSTHFRTYSHEVDPEKGLRLHTTPQGNAEPVAKVHEPGSGDKEVHRSVENSIMVNARLDRIEMLLTQLVQMGPSDSTQTAPAA; from the exons ATGCCTCCCTCTGATGTGACTATACAAACACTGCGCGCGTCCAATCCTGTCTATGGTAGCAAACGAACGGTTATCAAGAACT ACTTTGTGGCCATGACAGGAGAATACGTCGGAACCACTCTTTTCATCCTATGTTGTCTTGGAGGTGTTCA AGTTGCAAAACTGCCAGAAACGTCTGTGACGGGCAACCTCGATGAGCCGCTTAACACTTCCAGCCT CTTTTACATTTCCGCGTCCTTTGGATTCGCTCTGGCGGTTAACGTTTGGATCTTCTTCCGGGTTTCCGGAGGTTTATTCAACCCAGCCGTGTCACTGGGGATGGTGCTTGCCGGATGTTTGTCACCTATGAAAGGCGCTCTGTTAACAGTGGCTCAGCTTTTGGGTGGTATAACT GGGGCTGCAATCATCGACGCGCTAGTCCCCGGACAGCTAAATGCTGGAACCGCACTAGGTGCTGGAACTTCTATTGTTCAAGGACTGTTCATCGAAGTCTTCCTTACCGCGCT GTTAATGTTGACTATTTTCTTTATGGCTGCCGAGAAACATCAGGCGTCATTCATTGCTCCTCTTGCCATTGGGCTGGCGCTTTTC ATGGCCGAGATGGTTGGAGTGGTATATACAGGTGGATCTTTGAACCCCGCCCGAAGCCTTGGCCCAGCTGTGGTAACTCACAACTTCCCTGGATACC ATTGGATCTATTGGGTCGGCCCTGGGCTTGGCGCCATTCTTGCGGCAGGTTTTTACTCTTTGCTCAAATTCCTTGAATATGAATCCGTTCCTGGACCCGAAGAAGCACCCCATGTCACTCCGCTTTTCCTCTGGCCCTCCCGAGGGTCGCGATCGATGTCGACACATTTTAGGACCTACTCCCATGAAGTAGACCCAGAAAAGGGTTTACGACTTCACACAACTCCCCAAGGCAATGCTGAGCCGGTAGCGAAAGTACATGAACCTGGATCCGGTGATAAAGAGGTTCACAGGTCGGTAGAAAAT TCGATTATGGTGAACGCAAGGTTGGACAGGATTGAGATGCTATTGACGCAGTTGGTTCAGATGGGCCCCTCGGATAGTACGCAGACAGCGCCTGCTGCATGA
- a CDS encoding phosphatase: MSVFTKSAFTMSALPSPNTSQPPSAAPSRRGSFANGLASGQLTPVTDPHIVSINVESVLFDMDGTLINSSPAVVKAWELFAEKYPLDLDDILRSAHGMRTIDVLKKWCKLTDPEVLASEVVRFETAILTAAEDIGKSSGKSGIEVLPGVAKLLADLGAEADKRGGEEKWAICTSSTYFYAGQAIPIAGLPTPKVFVTADSVTRGKPFPDPYLLGASGCNASPFESIVVEDAPTGIRSGKASGALVLATCTSHHREELERERPDFLVEDLSHVKASWDAATNTFNLIIEQPVDRYSPRPTPDVTPVITPAMSRSNSFSGVGQDRPSVRSSQPIMKGSDDLTGNDSVVGSPAASRPGSPGGEDSIEKRAEMEFHRRASQSGQGGVTLDAFRRALAGNAAKRRAQSQGEMSQDE; the protein is encoded by the exons ATGTCCGTCTTCACCAAATCTGCCTTCACCATGTCCgctctcccctcccccaaCACCTCCCAGCCTCCCTCCGCCGCCCCCTCTCGTCGCGGCTCTTTTGCCAACGGCCTTGCCTCTGGCCAGCTCACACCCGTGACTGACCCTCACATTGTCTCCATCAATGTTGAGTCGGTTTTGTTTGACATGGACGGCACTTTGATCAATTCTAGTCCCGCCGTCGTCAAGGCCTGGGAGCTGTTTGCCGAAAAGTACCCTCTTGATTTGGATGACATTCTCAGAT CTGCGCACGGCATGAGAACCATTGACGTGCTCAAGAAGTGGTGTAAGCTCACTGATCCTGAGGTACTTGCCTCTGAGGTCGTTCGGTTTGAAACTGCCATTCTCACCGCCGCTGAGGATATTGGAAAGAGTTCAGGCAAGTCTGGTATCGAGGTTCTTCCAGGTGTTGCGAAACTCCTTGCCGATTTGGGCGCGGAGGCCGACAAGCGCGGTGGTGAAGAAAAATGGGCAATTTGCACTAGTT CAACATACTTCTACGCCGGTCAGGCAATCCCTATTGCTGGGTTGCCCACCCCCAAAGTGTTTGTGACTGCCGATTCCGTCACTCGCGGAAAACCATTCCCTGACCCTTACTTACTGGGTGCTTCCGGTTGCAATGCCTCACCTTTCGAAT CTATTGTCGTTGAGGATGCCCCCACTGGTATTCGATCAGGCAAGGCATCTGGTGCCCTTGTTCTTGCCACTTGCACTTCTCACCATCGTGAGGAGCTCGAGCGTGAACGACCCGACTTCCTTGTCGAAGATCTTTCTCACGTTAAGGCATCTTGGGATGCCGCGACCAACACTTTCAATTTGATCATTGAGCAACCTGTTGACCGATACTCACCCCGCCCCACTCCCGATGTCACTCCTGTTATCACTCCGGCTATGTCCAGGTCAAATTCTTTCTCGGGCGTTGGTCAGGATCGTCCTAGCGTTCGCAGCTCCCAGCCAATCATGAAGGGAAGTGATGACCTTACTGGCAACGACTCTGTTGTCGGCTCTCCAGCTGCCAGTAGGCCCGGATCTCCTGGTGGCGAAGACAGTATTGAGAAGCGCGCGGAAATGGAGTTCCACAGACGTGCGAGTCAGTCTGGTCAGGGTGGCGTGACTCTTGATGCTTTCCGACGTGCGTTGGCGGGTAACGCTGCTAAGAGGAGGGCCCAAAGTCAAGGCGAAATGTCTCAGGACGAGTAA
- a CDS encoding glycerol-3-phosphate dehydrogenase (NAD(+)): MSAASTAPSSPEVVQQFSDLDIGSTVTTPAVTRPSSPSPPSLPPSPLSSGKHKIAIIGSGSWGTALAKIAAENAWRRKDDFHSEVRMWVREKIVNGKPLTHIINKTHLNSRYLPDVVLPRNLVAVPHLKDVVKDATLIVFVVPHQFLHTVLNELARPGVLLRGAKAVSAIKGVEVNGTDIQTFASLIEAKVGLPCSALSGANIALEVAMGQFCETTIGCPTHDQSLLWHAVFNAPSFRVNTVEDVSGVSLAGALKNVVALAAGMVDGLGLGGNTKAAIMRIGLKEMTGFCLEFFEGSQPETFSNESAGVADLTVTCFSGRNRKCAEEFVKSGQPFDVIEKKLLNGQKLQGTATAEEVNAFLVARKRAHAYPLFEKVYKIAFEGMPPKNLVVGL; encoded by the exons ATGTCTgccgcctccaccgccccttcctcccctgAGGTTGTCCAGCAATTCTCTGATCTCGATATCGGTTCTACCGTCACAACCCCAG CGGTCACCcgtccctcttctccctctcctccatcactccctccttctccactttccaGTGGAAAGCACAAAATTGCCATCATCGGCTCTGGATCGTGGGGAACTGCTCTCGCCAAGATTGCTGCCGAAAATGCCTGGCGCCGCAAGGATGACTTCCACTCTGAGGTCAGGATGTGGGTGCGTGAGAAGATC GTGAACGGCAAGCCTCTTACGcacatcatcaacaaaacGCACCTTAACTCGCGATATCTTCCCGACgttgttcttcctcggaACCTTGTTGCTGTCCCCCATCTTAAAGACGTCGTTAAGGATGCGActctcatcgtctttgTCGTACCCCATCAGTTCCTGCACACCGTTCTTAATGAACTTGCGAGACCCGGTGTTCTTTTACGCGGTGCTAAGGCTGTTAGCGCCATCAAAGGCGTGGAGGTGAATGGTACCGATATTCAAACATTTGCTAGCTTGATCGAAGCCAAAGTTGGGTTGCCGTGCTCAGCCCTGAGCGGTGCCAATATTGCCCTTGAAG TGGCCATGGGTCAATTTTGTGAAACCACTATTGGTTGCCCTACACACGACCAATCTCTGTTATGGCACGCTGTCTTCAACGCGCCTTCTTTCCGAGTCAATACTGTGGAGGATGTCAGCGGAGTGTCTCTTGCTGGTGCACTCAAAAACGTGGTGGCACTCGCTGCTGGTATGGTGGATGGCTTGGGATTAGGAGGTAACACCAAAGCTGCCATTATGCGAATCGgcctgaaggagatgactGGATTCTGTTTGGAATTCTTTGAGGGCAGTCAACCTGAAAC CTTTTCCAACGAATCTGCAGGCGTCGCTGATCTCACTGTCACCTGTTTCTCTGGGAGGAATCGAAAATGCGCTGAAGAGTTTGTCAAATCTGGACAGCCATTTGATGTTatcgagaagaagttgcTCAACGGCCAGAAACTTCAAGGTACCGCCACAGCCGAAGAAGTCAATGCGTTCCTTGTTGCGCGAAAGCGTGCTCATGCCTATCCGTTGTTCGAAAAGGTATACAAGATCGCTTTCGAGGGCATGCCCCCAAAGAACCTTGTTGTGGGGTTGTAA
- a CDS encoding E3 ubiquitin-protein ligase RNF14, whose protein sequence is MDQREILHQCERMQEDELVVLESIYPGQTKIHPNPDNRPGRMLTLTLPVKLFSPTTISVATANNNGESSTSSLTLSHLPALSFCIVLPKTYPLLAPPTPISLRAPLFKGYDDKVGSWLLQKDLKEMEDRLRGMWDNDKEAVDQGQGVLWKWWDWVVNGDFLRETQRYTDNVLTLSVPPPLSPTIFLAALKSYDSCQIQNEFEQTAFPCSICWENRKGGRCVEMPGCGCVFCTECLGDCWTLAISEGTLEAVACPSVSCVKQRATNEKASLLDQGITTQLVEKVVGKELREKWEVFKDRRIAEIDPSFCVCPRPGCQAAVPPPAPSETCLNSSAPKAIRLADISKPSSDSPRLTTDDSTRSGQSVSLTEDRWAAYRLCPKCNFSFCLYCSSTWHGPHTVCSLPQASQLVLEYLKYPEGSKGRLAMERQRGKANLERMVSKWREDEMNKQWLHSRTKACPSCSVRVEKSVGCNHMQCGRCSAHFCYRCGQSIKPADPYKHFNTPGQPCYAKLFEAMDFEDVVDPVLNLEQFTEDDLLDWDFGAVRI, encoded by the exons ATGGACCAACGTGAAATCCTTCATCAGTGCGAGAGGATGCAGGAGGACGAGTTGGTTGTGCTGGAG TCTATATATCCTGGTCAGACCAAAATACATCCCAATCCGGATAACAGGCCAGGACGCATGTTGACCCTGACATTGCCTGTCAAACTATTTTCACCGACTACGATCTCCGTAGCAACAGCTAATAACAATGGAGAATCGTCAACGTCGTCGTTGACTTTATCTCATCTCCCAGCATTATCTTTCTGTATCGTTCTACCCAAAACTTACCCCTTGCTTGCGCCTCCAACTCCAATATCACTCCGCGCCCCTCTTTTCAAGGGCTATGATGACAAAGTAGGAAGCTGGTTACTTCAGAAGGACttgaaggaaatggaagacaGGCTTCGAGGCATGTGGGACAACGACAAAGAGGCTGTGGatcaaggacaaggtgTATTATGGAAGTGGTGGGACTGGGTTGTTAATGGGGATTTTCTGCGAGAAACGCAGAGGTACACAGACAATGTCCTTAC ATTGTCAgtgcctcctccactctctcCCACGATATTCTTAGCGGCTTTGAAGTCATACGATTCATGTCAAATTCAAAATGAATTTGAACAAACTGCGTTTCCTTGTTCAATTTGCTGGGAGAATCGTAAAGGCGGCCGATGTGTGGAAATGCCAGGATGTGGTTGTGTATT TTGCACCGAATGCCTCGGTGATTGCTGGACTTTGGCCATATCTGAGGGTACCCTTGAGGCAGTTGCCTGTCCTAGTGTTTCATGTGTCAAGCAGAGGGCGACGAACGAAAAGGCAAGCCTGTTGGACCAAGGCATCACAACCCAGCTTGTCGAAAAAGTAGTTGGTAAGGAGTTGCGGGAGAAATGGGAGGTCTTCAAGGACAGGCGGATAGCCGAAATCGATCCTTCATTCTGCGTTTGCCCTCGACCCGGCTGCCAAGCGGCTGTTCCTCCCCCCGCACCGTCTGAGACATGCCTTAACTCATCAGCGCCCAAGGCCATTCGCCTTGCCGACATCAGTAAACCCTCTTCTGACTCTCCACGTCTAACTACAGATGATTCAACAAGGTCCGGACAGTCCGTATCTTTAACCGAAGACAGATGGGCCGCATACCGTCTGTGTCCCAAATGTAATTTTTCATTTTGCCTCTATTGCTCATCGACATGGCATGGACCTCATACGGTttgctctcttcctcagGCTTCACAACTTGTTTTGGAGTACTTGAAATATCCAGAAGGAAGCAAGGGGAGATTGGCAATGGAAAggcagagaggaaaagcgaacttggaaagaatggtGTCCAAGTGGAGAGAGGACGAAATGAACAAACAATGGTTGCATTCCAGAACTAAAGCTTGCCCAAGCTGCAGTGTGCGCGTGGAGAAAAG TGTCGGTTGTAACCACATGCAGTGCGGACGATGCTCAGCACACTTTTGCTACCGATGCGGCCAATCGATCAAGCCTGCCGATCCATATAAGCATTTCAATACACCAGGTCAACCCTGTTACGCAAAATTGTTCGAGGCGATGGATTTTGAAGATGTGGTAGACCCTGTTCTCAATTTAGAGCAATTCACTGAAGATGACCTGCTCGATTGGGACTTTGGGGCGGTAAGGATATAG